The uncultured Desulfovibrio sp. DNA window TGGGAAGGAGCCATTTTGCGGGCAAAGGTCATGCGCTCGCCCGAGCCACTGAAACAATTTGTGAACGTGCTGTTCACAAGGGTTTTAACAGCAGGGTAATTGTTATGCCGCAACAAGAAATCGGCAATCCTGAGGCAGAGCGGGGCAAGCCCGCGCATGCCTGGGTCGCTGTCAGCCAAAATCTGCGGCATCCCAACCCACACCACACATATAACAGCGAGCATTATTATGAACGCGCAGAAAAAAATACTTATGGTTACGACCAGCGCCGATGCCCTGACCAACGGCAGAAAAACAGGCGTGTGGCTTGAAGAAATCGCAGTTCCCTATCTTGCTTTGTCAAAGGCTGGCCTCTCCATAACCGTTGCCAGCCCAAAGGGCGGGGCGGTGCCAGTTGATCCCCACAGCCTTGATGATGCGTCCGTTGCCAAATGGCCCGACATCCTTGAACTGCTGAAAAATTCTGCACCCCTCAAGGAGATTCAGGCTGAAGGCTTTGACGCCATCTTTCTGCCTGGCGGGCACGGCACCATGATGGATTTTGCCACCGATGCCGAGCTGAAACGCCTGCTCAACGATTTTGCCAAAGCAGACAAGATTATTGCGGCAGTGTGCCACGGCCCGGCTGGGCTGGTCGGTGCCAAAAAGCCTGACGGCTCCCCCCTTGTGGCGGGCAAAACCATAACGGCCTTTACCGATGATGAAGAAATTGCCATGCAGCTGGAAAAGGCCGTTCCCTTTATGCTGGAGACAACACTGCGCGGCGAAGGCGCTAACTTTGTGGTCGGCCCCATGTGGGTGCCGCATGTGGAAGTGGACGGCAAGCTCATAACCGG harbors:
- a CDS encoding type 1 glutamine amidotransferase domain-containing protein, translating into MNAQKKILMVTTSADALTNGRKTGVWLEEIAVPYLALSKAGLSITVASPKGGAVPVDPHSLDDASVAKWPDILELLKNSAPLKEIQAEGFDAIFLPGGHGTMMDFATDAELKRLLNDFAKADKIIAAVCHGPAGLVGAKKPDGSPLVAGKTITAFTDDEEIAMQLEKAVPFMLETTLRGEGANFVVGPMWVPHVEVDGKLITGQNPASSEPIAQAVLERLR